A single window of Anopheles moucheti chromosome 2, idAnoMoucSN_F20_07, whole genome shotgun sequence DNA harbors:
- the LOC128297953 gene encoding single-stranded DNA-binding protein, mitochondrial → MISSNLYQISKLLARCGMHRTYCTDPTRIEKTVNTVTLLGRVGADPQRRGNDAHPVVMFSVATHSNYKYDSGDWMQKTDWHRVVVFKPGLRDAVMSYLKKGQRTMVTGKITYGEITDQEGKQRGTTSIIADDVIFLQN, encoded by the exons ATGATCTCCTCCAAC CTGTATCAGATTAGCAAGTTGCTTGCACGATGTGGAATGCATCGCACCTACTGCACAGATCCCACCCGAATAGAGAAAA CCGTAAACACCGTCACGCTGCTAGGTCGCGTTGGTGCGGATCCACAGCGTCGAGGAAATGATGCACACCCGGTGGTAATGTTTTCCGTGGCGACACACTCCAACTATAA ATACGATTCGGGTGATTGGATGCAGAAAACGGATTGGCATCGGGTGGTAGTGTTCAAGCCGGGTCTACGTGATGCGGTAATGTCGTACCTGAAGAAAGGACAGCGCACGATGGTTACCGGGAAGATCACATATGGCGAAATTACCGATCAGGAAGGAAAGCAACGGGGTACCACCAGCATCATTGCGGATGATGTTATCTTTCTTCAGAATTAA
- the LOC128310751 gene encoding G2/mitotic-specific cyclin-B3 isoform X1, whose protein sequence is MAANTNFNTVALKQTACAGNANRIATKSSHSSQNCSDEMVEKGTKRKADMSLAKQEIGAKRFALGNLTNAETTGTSSTIGAVLKSKVTNFLSKPLLSNKAAAAEHVAKPTWKPNEQHFKKNKVPKINGVPRIMTRAAMRKQQAVNINQDILQDKPIAIIKDKENVPSSSEIFEANGAGVVAVSHANRKAHELLAKSKTLGTVVDNRASWKNVLRTRSTVVVVEAESTTQEPVNGEQQKTQTVSTALPKRSELKPKRGRPSSEFEASDNSLYVTAVENLEEATGQLELAGLETDCVEPRGQVAQTKKPQATNNGPPARPDVKLKRGRGSNEFEDNSLYVTAVDHLDVVGTSTMAKGKAERSVVATAGPASTVAATAASLAVHDKKTKARAAEEENGAWKMSITENVALTRAATTEIGVPRKQPPVGIEDYDLCYWNDIYQVSEYAQDIFDYLQEREPAYDIPDYMGRQKHLTKRMRALLVDWMIEIQETFELNHETLYLAVKILDTYLSRVTISHEVLQLVGIASMLIASKYDERLPPTVDDFVYFCDGAYDRADLLKMERTVFRTIEYDLGYPLSYRFLRRYARVNRIPMMTLTLARYILETGLIDYNTVVVRDSKLACAALFIARRMLDQPGWNETLEYYSCYKVDQFKDAIVLLNNGMSSRQYPLDTVRNKYSHELFFEVAKRPVITSVEKLFANTNVLFKVPTAPLIASNDKPATIPISAAKENVPISTTGTINNATCTLNK, encoded by the exons ATGGCCGCAAACACTAACTTTAACACCGTAGCCCTTAAACAGACAGCATGCGCCGGAAACGCTAATCGCATCGCCACTAAAAGTTCTCATAGTTCGCAAAATTGTTCCGacgaaatggtggaaaagggCACCAAGCGCAAAGCGGACATGAGTCTAGCCAAGCAGGAAATCGGTGCCAAACGATTCGCGCTTGGTAATCTAACCAATGCCGAAACGACAGGTACGTCTTCGACGATTGGGGCTGTTCTGAAAAGTAAGGTGACCAACTTTCTTAGCAAACCTCTGTTGTCTAATAAAGCTGCAGCTGCAGAACATGTCGCCAAACCAACATGGAAG CCAAACGAGCAACATttcaagaaaaacaaagtgCCGAAGATCAATGGCGTCCCCAGGATCATGACACGCGCTGCCATGCGAAAACAGCAAGCTGTGAACATAAATCAGGACATTCTACAGGATAAGCCAATTGCAATAATCAAGGACAAGGAGAATGTACCATCGTCGTCGGAGATCTTCGAAGCGAACGGTGCGGGTGTTGTGG CTGTTTCACACGCAAACCGTAAAGCGCACGAATTGCTGGCCAAATCAAAGACATTAGGGACTGTGGTAGATAATAGAGCGTcttggaaaaatgttctacgaACGCGATCGACAGTAGTTGTGGTTGAAGCAGAAAGCACCACACAAGAACCCGTAAATGGTGAGCAGCAAAAGACCCAAACAGTGAGCACTGCTTTACCGAAACGCTCCGAACTGAAGCCTAAAAGGGGTCGGCCTTCGAGTGAGTTCGAAGCGAGTGACAACTCACTGTACGTGACGGCAGTTGAAAATTTGGAAGAAGCCACCGGCCAGTTAGAGCTGGCTGGTTTAGAAACGGATTGCGTAGAACCGCGTGGCCAGGTTGCACAAACCAAGAAACCACAAGCAACTAACAACGGTCCGCCTGCCCGGCCCGACGTGAAGCTGAAACGTGGTCGTGGTTCGAATGAATTCGAAGACAATTCTTTGTATGTAACGGCAGTAGATCATTTGGATGTGGTTGGTACATCAACCATGGCCAAGGGCAAAGCAGAACGCTCCGTGGTTGCTACTGCCGGTCCCGCATCGACGGTTGCAGCAACAGCCGCTTCTCTGGCAGTTCACGATAAGAAAACGAAAGCCCGCGCCGCAGAGGAAGAAAATGGAGCATGGAAAATGTCGATCACAGAAAACGTCGCTCTTACGCGTGCCGCAACGACTGAAATCGGTGTACCGCGCAAACAACCTCCGGTTGGCATTGAGGACTATGATTTATGCTACTGGAACGATATCTATCAAGTGTCGGAATATGCACAGGACATCTTTGATTACCTGCAAGAACGAGAGCCAGCCTACGACATTCCGGACTACATGGGAAGGCAGAAACACTTGACGAAGCGCATGCGAGCTCTGCTGGTCGACTGGATGATTGAGATACAAGAAACATTCGAGCTAAATCACGAAACGCTGTACCTGGCCGTTAAAATTTTAGACACCTACCTATCGCGTGTTACGATCAGCCACGAAGTGTTGCAGCTCGTCGGTATTGCGAGTATGCTCATAGCGTCCAAATACGACGAACGTTTGCCCCCAACGGTCGATGATTTTGTGTACTTTTGCGACGGTGCTTATGATCGTGCGGATCTACTTAAGATGGAACGTACCGTTTTCCGTACGATCGAATATGATCTCGGCTATCCGCTGTCATACCGTTTTCTGCGCCGATACGCCCGTGTCAACCGTATCCCGATGATGACGCTTACTTTGGCCCGCTACATACTTGAGACGGGTCTGATAGATTACAACACGGTAGTGGTGCGCGATTCTAAGCTCGCTTGCGCCGCACTCTTTATTGCTCGCCGTATGCTGGACCAGCCGGGATGGAACGAAACACTCGAATACTATTCAT GCTACAAGGTGGACCAGTTTAAAGATGCCATAGTGCTACTGAACAATGGCATGAGCTCAAGGCAGTATCCCTTGGACACTGTGCGCAATAAATATTCGCACGAGCTCTTTTTCGAAGTCGCCAAGCGTCCCGTCATCACTAGCGTGGAGAAATTATTTGCCAACACTAACGTATTGTTTAAAGTACCTACCGCACCACTGATTGCTTCTAACGACAAGCCAGCAACAATTCCGATCTCTGCAGCCAAAGAAAATGTACCGATTTCTACCACCGGAACAATCAACAACGCTACATGCACccttaacaaataa
- the LOC128310751 gene encoding G2/mitotic-specific cyclin-B3 isoform X2 produces the protein MAANTNFNTVALKQTACAGNANRIATKSSHSSQNCSDEMVEKGTKRKADMSLAKQEIGAKRFALGNLTNAETTAAAAEHVAKPTWKPNEQHFKKNKVPKINGVPRIMTRAAMRKQQAVNINQDILQDKPIAIIKDKENVPSSSEIFEANGAGVVAVSHANRKAHELLAKSKTLGTVVDNRASWKNVLRTRSTVVVVEAESTTQEPVNGEQQKTQTVSTALPKRSELKPKRGRPSSEFEASDNSLYVTAVENLEEATGQLELAGLETDCVEPRGQVAQTKKPQATNNGPPARPDVKLKRGRGSNEFEDNSLYVTAVDHLDVVGTSTMAKGKAERSVVATAGPASTVAATAASLAVHDKKTKARAAEEENGAWKMSITENVALTRAATTEIGVPRKQPPVGIEDYDLCYWNDIYQVSEYAQDIFDYLQEREPAYDIPDYMGRQKHLTKRMRALLVDWMIEIQETFELNHETLYLAVKILDTYLSRVTISHEVLQLVGIASMLIASKYDERLPPTVDDFVYFCDGAYDRADLLKMERTVFRTIEYDLGYPLSYRFLRRYARVNRIPMMTLTLARYILETGLIDYNTVVVRDSKLACAALFIARRMLDQPGWNETLEYYSCYKVDQFKDAIVLLNNGMSSRQYPLDTVRNKYSHELFFEVAKRPVITSVEKLFANTNVLFKVPTAPLIASNDKPATIPISAAKENVPISTTGTINNATCTLNK, from the exons ATGGCCGCAAACACTAACTTTAACACCGTAGCCCTTAAACAGACAGCATGCGCCGGAAACGCTAATCGCATCGCCACTAAAAGTTCTCATAGTTCGCAAAATTGTTCCGacgaaatggtggaaaagggCACCAAGCGCAAAGCGGACATGAGTCTAGCCAAGCAGGAAATCGGTGCCAAACGATTCGCGCTTGGTAATCTAACCAATGCCGAAACGACAG CTGCAGCTGCAGAACATGTCGCCAAACCAACATGGAAG CCAAACGAGCAACATttcaagaaaaacaaagtgCCGAAGATCAATGGCGTCCCCAGGATCATGACACGCGCTGCCATGCGAAAACAGCAAGCTGTGAACATAAATCAGGACATTCTACAGGATAAGCCAATTGCAATAATCAAGGACAAGGAGAATGTACCATCGTCGTCGGAGATCTTCGAAGCGAACGGTGCGGGTGTTGTGG CTGTTTCACACGCAAACCGTAAAGCGCACGAATTGCTGGCCAAATCAAAGACATTAGGGACTGTGGTAGATAATAGAGCGTcttggaaaaatgttctacgaACGCGATCGACAGTAGTTGTGGTTGAAGCAGAAAGCACCACACAAGAACCCGTAAATGGTGAGCAGCAAAAGACCCAAACAGTGAGCACTGCTTTACCGAAACGCTCCGAACTGAAGCCTAAAAGGGGTCGGCCTTCGAGTGAGTTCGAAGCGAGTGACAACTCACTGTACGTGACGGCAGTTGAAAATTTGGAAGAAGCCACCGGCCAGTTAGAGCTGGCTGGTTTAGAAACGGATTGCGTAGAACCGCGTGGCCAGGTTGCACAAACCAAGAAACCACAAGCAACTAACAACGGTCCGCCTGCCCGGCCCGACGTGAAGCTGAAACGTGGTCGTGGTTCGAATGAATTCGAAGACAATTCTTTGTATGTAACGGCAGTAGATCATTTGGATGTGGTTGGTACATCAACCATGGCCAAGGGCAAAGCAGAACGCTCCGTGGTTGCTACTGCCGGTCCCGCATCGACGGTTGCAGCAACAGCCGCTTCTCTGGCAGTTCACGATAAGAAAACGAAAGCCCGCGCCGCAGAGGAAGAAAATGGAGCATGGAAAATGTCGATCACAGAAAACGTCGCTCTTACGCGTGCCGCAACGACTGAAATCGGTGTACCGCGCAAACAACCTCCGGTTGGCATTGAGGACTATGATTTATGCTACTGGAACGATATCTATCAAGTGTCGGAATATGCACAGGACATCTTTGATTACCTGCAAGAACGAGAGCCAGCCTACGACATTCCGGACTACATGGGAAGGCAGAAACACTTGACGAAGCGCATGCGAGCTCTGCTGGTCGACTGGATGATTGAGATACAAGAAACATTCGAGCTAAATCACGAAACGCTGTACCTGGCCGTTAAAATTTTAGACACCTACCTATCGCGTGTTACGATCAGCCACGAAGTGTTGCAGCTCGTCGGTATTGCGAGTATGCTCATAGCGTCCAAATACGACGAACGTTTGCCCCCAACGGTCGATGATTTTGTGTACTTTTGCGACGGTGCTTATGATCGTGCGGATCTACTTAAGATGGAACGTACCGTTTTCCGTACGATCGAATATGATCTCGGCTATCCGCTGTCATACCGTTTTCTGCGCCGATACGCCCGTGTCAACCGTATCCCGATGATGACGCTTACTTTGGCCCGCTACATACTTGAGACGGGTCTGATAGATTACAACACGGTAGTGGTGCGCGATTCTAAGCTCGCTTGCGCCGCACTCTTTATTGCTCGCCGTATGCTGGACCAGCCGGGATGGAACGAAACACTCGAATACTATTCAT GCTACAAGGTGGACCAGTTTAAAGATGCCATAGTGCTACTGAACAATGGCATGAGCTCAAGGCAGTATCCCTTGGACACTGTGCGCAATAAATATTCGCACGAGCTCTTTTTCGAAGTCGCCAAGCGTCCCGTCATCACTAGCGTGGAGAAATTATTTGCCAACACTAACGTATTGTTTAAAGTACCTACCGCACCACTGATTGCTTCTAACGACAAGCCAGCAACAATTCCGATCTCTGCAGCCAAAGAAAATGTACCGATTTCTACCACCGGAACAATCAACAACGCTACATGCACccttaacaaataa
- the LOC128301642 gene encoding 5-aminolevulinate synthase, erythroid-specific, mitochondrial isoform X1 gives MMQLFNLSTAQFVARTVSSIKKMPCPFLTRLSTNYVRNYAPALLKAYGAQCPVVQRTISSLQGSQAGTGGAVGTGAAAGTQEAVTKKETSAEARRNLSSLQQPKSLQPETVANKQVGTKKCPFLSTASPHVKELGAESVEVPTERTFQYEDFFHEQILRKKQDHSYRVFKKVNRLAAEGQFPRALEYSWGERPITVWCSNDYLGMSCHPEVKQAVAEALETYGTGAGGTRNISGNSMNHENLERRLAALHQKESALLFTSCFVANDSTLFTLAKALPGCHIFSDAGNHASMIQGIRNSGVPKHIFRHNDPAHLREMLQRVDRSLPKIVAFETVHSMTGAVCPLEELCEIAHEYGALTFVDEVHAVGLYGEHGAGIGEREGQLHNMDIISGTLGKAFGNVGGYIAGTSLLVDMIRSYAAGFIFTTSLPPTVLCGALRAVDILASEEGRQLRARHQENVCYLRTRLQEEGFPVEHTPSHIIPVKIGNPRQCTEVSDQMIQRFGHYVQAINYPTVARGEEKLRLAPTPHHTPAMMDEMVRDMKVVWQDLKMPLGGKHCPEECTFCRKPLLFDRFEARTSATAANCARELNCQIPNCPQIAAVAN, from the exons ATGATGCAG CTCTTCAATCTATCCACCGCCCAGTTCGTTGCACGCACGGTAAGCAGCATTAAGAAGATGCCTTGCCCGTTCCTGACCCGTCTCAGCACGAACTACGTGCGCAACTATGCTCCGGCCCTGCTGAAGGCGTACGGTGCCCAGTGTCCGGTGGTGCAGCGTACCATCTCGTCGCTGCAGGGTTCCCAGGCCGGTACCGGAGGTGCTGTCGGTACTGGAGCTGCCGCTGGAACACAAGAGGCTGTTACCAAGAAGGAAACCTCGGCCGAGGCACGGCGCAATTTAAGCTCGCTGCAGCAACCCAAATCACTGCAGCCGGAAACGGTGGCCAACAAGCAGGTCGGTACGAAAAAGTGTCCCTTCTTGAGCACGGCATCTCCGCATGTTAAGGAGCTCGGTGCAGAAAGTGTGGAGGTACCGACGGAGCGCACGTTCCAGTACGAGGACTTCTTCCACGAGCAGATCTTGCGCAAGAAGCAGGACCATTCGTACCGGGTGTTCAAAAAGGTGAACCGTTTGGCGGCCGAAGGGCAGTTCCCGCGAGCGCTCGAGTACTCCTGGGGCGAACGACCGATTACGGTATGGTGTTCGAACGACTATCTGGGCATGTCGTGCCATCCGGAGGTGAAACAGGCCGTCGCGGAAGCGCTTGAAACGTACGGTACGGGTGCGGGCGGTACCCGTAACATCTCGGGTAACTCGATGAACCACGAGAACCTGGAGCGTCGTTTGGCCGCGTTGCATCAAAAGGAGAGTGCGCTACTGTTCACCTCCTGCTTTGTGGCGAACGATTCGACGCTGTTCACGTTGGCGAAGGCACTGCCCGGTTGTCACATTTTCTCCGATGCCGGGAACCACGCCTCGATGATTCAAGGCATCCGGAACAGTGGAGTACCGAAGCACATCTTCCGGCATAACGATCCGGCGCATCTGCGCGAAATGTTGCAGCGCGTCGACCGGTCGCTGCCGAAAATTGTCGCCTTCGAAACGGTGCACTCGATGACGGGTGCCGTCTGCCCACTGGAGGAGCTGTGCGAAATTGCGCACGAGTATGGTGCGCTCACGTTCGTGGACGAGGTCCATGCGGTCGGCTTGTACGGTGAGCATGGTGCCGGGATAGGAGAGCGCGAGGGTCAGCTGCACAATATGGACATTATTTCCGGCACGCTCGGAAAAGCGTTTGGTAATGTGGGTGGATACATTGCCGGAACTTCGCTGCTGGTGGACATGATCCGGTCGTACGCGGCTGGGTTCATTTTTACCACCTCGTTACCGCCCACCGTCCTGTGCGGTGCACTGAGAGCGGTGGACATTCTGGCATCGGAGGAGGGCCGTCAGCTGCGCGCCCGTCACCAGGAGAACGTTTGCTATCTGCGGACACGGCTGCAGGAGGAAGGATTCCCGGTGGAGCATACGCCCAGCCATATCATCCCGGTGAAGATTGGTAACCCGCGCCAGTGTACGGAGGTGTCGGATCAGATGATCCAACGCTTCGGACATTACGTGCAAGCCATCAACTATCCGACGGTGGCGCGTGGTGAGGAGAAGCTTCGGCTGGCTCCGACGCCTCACCATACGCCCGCCATGATGGACGAGATGGTGCGCGACATGAAGGTGGTATGGCAGGATCTTAAGATGCCGCTGGGCGGCAAACACTGCCCGGAGGAGTGCACCTTCTGCCGAAAGCCATTGTTGTTTGATCGCTTCGAGGCACGCACCAGCGCTACGGCGGCAAACTGCGCTCGAGAGCTGAACTGCCAGATACCGAACTGTCCGCAGATTGCTGCCGTGGCCAATTAG
- the LOC128301642 gene encoding 5-aminolevulinate synthase, erythroid-specific, mitochondrial isoform X2, with amino-acid sequence MPCPFLTRLSTNYVRNYAPALLKAYGAQCPVVQRTISSLQGSQAGTGGAVGTGAAAGTQEAVTKKETSAEARRNLSSLQQPKSLQPETVANKQVGTKKCPFLSTASPHVKELGAESVEVPTERTFQYEDFFHEQILRKKQDHSYRVFKKVNRLAAEGQFPRALEYSWGERPITVWCSNDYLGMSCHPEVKQAVAEALETYGTGAGGTRNISGNSMNHENLERRLAALHQKESALLFTSCFVANDSTLFTLAKALPGCHIFSDAGNHASMIQGIRNSGVPKHIFRHNDPAHLREMLQRVDRSLPKIVAFETVHSMTGAVCPLEELCEIAHEYGALTFVDEVHAVGLYGEHGAGIGEREGQLHNMDIISGTLGKAFGNVGGYIAGTSLLVDMIRSYAAGFIFTTSLPPTVLCGALRAVDILASEEGRQLRARHQENVCYLRTRLQEEGFPVEHTPSHIIPVKIGNPRQCTEVSDQMIQRFGHYVQAINYPTVARGEEKLRLAPTPHHTPAMMDEMVRDMKVVWQDLKMPLGGKHCPEECTFCRKPLLFDRFEARTSATAANCARELNCQIPNCPQIAAVAN; translated from the coding sequence ATGCCTTGCCCGTTCCTGACCCGTCTCAGCACGAACTACGTGCGCAACTATGCTCCGGCCCTGCTGAAGGCGTACGGTGCCCAGTGTCCGGTGGTGCAGCGTACCATCTCGTCGCTGCAGGGTTCCCAGGCCGGTACCGGAGGTGCTGTCGGTACTGGAGCTGCCGCTGGAACACAAGAGGCTGTTACCAAGAAGGAAACCTCGGCCGAGGCACGGCGCAATTTAAGCTCGCTGCAGCAACCCAAATCACTGCAGCCGGAAACGGTGGCCAACAAGCAGGTCGGTACGAAAAAGTGTCCCTTCTTGAGCACGGCATCTCCGCATGTTAAGGAGCTCGGTGCAGAAAGTGTGGAGGTACCGACGGAGCGCACGTTCCAGTACGAGGACTTCTTCCACGAGCAGATCTTGCGCAAGAAGCAGGACCATTCGTACCGGGTGTTCAAAAAGGTGAACCGTTTGGCGGCCGAAGGGCAGTTCCCGCGAGCGCTCGAGTACTCCTGGGGCGAACGACCGATTACGGTATGGTGTTCGAACGACTATCTGGGCATGTCGTGCCATCCGGAGGTGAAACAGGCCGTCGCGGAAGCGCTTGAAACGTACGGTACGGGTGCGGGCGGTACCCGTAACATCTCGGGTAACTCGATGAACCACGAGAACCTGGAGCGTCGTTTGGCCGCGTTGCATCAAAAGGAGAGTGCGCTACTGTTCACCTCCTGCTTTGTGGCGAACGATTCGACGCTGTTCACGTTGGCGAAGGCACTGCCCGGTTGTCACATTTTCTCCGATGCCGGGAACCACGCCTCGATGATTCAAGGCATCCGGAACAGTGGAGTACCGAAGCACATCTTCCGGCATAACGATCCGGCGCATCTGCGCGAAATGTTGCAGCGCGTCGACCGGTCGCTGCCGAAAATTGTCGCCTTCGAAACGGTGCACTCGATGACGGGTGCCGTCTGCCCACTGGAGGAGCTGTGCGAAATTGCGCACGAGTATGGTGCGCTCACGTTCGTGGACGAGGTCCATGCGGTCGGCTTGTACGGTGAGCATGGTGCCGGGATAGGAGAGCGCGAGGGTCAGCTGCACAATATGGACATTATTTCCGGCACGCTCGGAAAAGCGTTTGGTAATGTGGGTGGATACATTGCCGGAACTTCGCTGCTGGTGGACATGATCCGGTCGTACGCGGCTGGGTTCATTTTTACCACCTCGTTACCGCCCACCGTCCTGTGCGGTGCACTGAGAGCGGTGGACATTCTGGCATCGGAGGAGGGCCGTCAGCTGCGCGCCCGTCACCAGGAGAACGTTTGCTATCTGCGGACACGGCTGCAGGAGGAAGGATTCCCGGTGGAGCATACGCCCAGCCATATCATCCCGGTGAAGATTGGTAACCCGCGCCAGTGTACGGAGGTGTCGGATCAGATGATCCAACGCTTCGGACATTACGTGCAAGCCATCAACTATCCGACGGTGGCGCGTGGTGAGGAGAAGCTTCGGCTGGCTCCGACGCCTCACCATACGCCCGCCATGATGGACGAGATGGTGCGCGACATGAAGGTGGTATGGCAGGATCTTAAGATGCCGCTGGGCGGCAAACACTGCCCGGAGGAGTGCACCTTCTGCCGAAAGCCATTGTTGTTTGATCGCTTCGAGGCACGCACCAGCGCTACGGCGGCAAACTGCGCTCGAGAGCTGAACTGCCAGATACCGAACTGTCCGCAGATTGCTGCCGTGGCCAATTAG
- the LOC128310803 gene encoding protein SEC13 homolog: MVSVLNTIDTGHEDMIHCADVDYYGLRLATCSSDNSVKIFDIKNGAQTLAADLKGHGGPVWQVAWGHPRYGNVLASCSYDRKVIVWKEAGPGDWTKWYEYSNHDSSVNSVAWAPAEYGLVLACGSSDGSISVLTANVEAGSWDCKKIPNAHTIGCNTVSWCPATVPEPAFDQRPSKTNLAVKRLVSGGCDNAVKIWKEDGDRWEEEKRLEVHSDWVRDVAWAPSVGMPRHQIASCSQDRRVVIWTSDDLVSWQPAVLHNFDDVVWNVSWSLTGNILGVSGGDNKVSLWKETSEGQWICISEDTNSASSGAAQNNFIPEQRTL; this comes from the coding sequence ATGGTATCCGTGTTAAACACAATCGATACCGGCCACGAGGACATGATTCACTGTGCCGATGTCGATTATTACGGACTGCGGTTGGCCACTTGTTCGTCCGACAACTCGGTGAAGATATTCGACATCAAGAATGGTGCCCAGACGCTAGCGGCCGACCTGAAAGGTCATGGTGGTCCAGTGTGGCAGGTGGCCTGGGGTCATCCGCGATATGGCAATGTGCTGGCATCCTGCTCCTACGACCGTAAGGTGATCGTGTGGAAGGAGGCCGGTCCAGGCGATTGGACCAAATGGTACGAGTACAGCAACCATGACTCGTCCGTCAACTCGGTTGCTTGGGCACCGGCCGAGTACGGGCTAGTGCTGGCCTGTGGTAGCTCCGACGGATCGATTTCTGTTCTGACTGCAAATGTGGAGGCTGGCTCGTGGGATTGTAAGAAAATTCCTAACGCTCATACGATCGGTTGCAACACAGTGAGCTGGTGTCCGGCGACCGTCCCAGAACCGGCGTTCGATCAGCGTCCGAGTAAAACGAACCTCGCGGTCAAGCGGCTGGTGTCGGGCGGATGTGATAACGCTGTCAAGATATGGAAGGAGGACGGCGATCGTTGGGAGGAAGAAAAGCGCCTCGAGGTGCACTCAGACTGGGTGCGCGATGTGGCGTGGGCACCGAGCGTCGGTATGCCGAGACATCAGATCGCTAGTTGCTCGCAGGATCGGCGGGTCGTGATCTGGACCAGTGACGATCTGGTCAGCTGGCAGCCTGCCGTGTTGCACAACTTTGACGACGTCGTCTGGAACGTGAGCTGGTCGTTGACCGGCAACATTTTGGGTGTTTCTGGCGGAGACAACAAGGTGAGCCTATGGAAGGAAACGAGCGAGGGGCAGTGGATCTGCATTAGCGAAGATACCAACAGTGCGTCTTCCGGGGCGGCACAAAACAACTTCATACCGGAACAGCGGACACTGTGA
- the LOC128296870 gene encoding protein SEC13 homolog: MVSVLNTIDTGHEDMIHCADVDYYGLRLATCSSDNSVKIFDIKNGAQTLAADLKGHGGPVWQVAWGHPRYGNVLASCSYDRKVIVWKEAGPGDWTKWYEYSNHDSSVNSVAWAPAEYGLVLACGSSDGSISVLTANVEAGSWDCKKIPNAHTIGCNTVSWCPATVPEPAFDQRPSKTNLAVKRLVSGGCDNAVKIWKEDGDRWEEEKRLEVHSDWVRDVAWAPSVGMPRHQIASCSQDRRVVIWTSDDLVSWQPAVLHNFDDVVWNVSWSLTGNILGVSGGDNKVSLWKETSEGQWICISEDTNSASSGAAQNNFIPEQRTL; the protein is encoded by the coding sequence ATGGTATCCGTGTTAAACACAATCGATACCGGCCACGAGGACATGATTCATTGTGCCGATGTCGACTATTACGGGCTGCGGTTGGCCACTTGTTCGTCCGACAACTCGGTGAAGATATTCGACATCAAGAATGGTGCCCAGACGTTAGCGGCCGACCTGAAAGGTCATGGTGGTCCAGTGTGGCAGGTGGCCTGGGGTCATCCGCGATATGGCAATGTGCTGGCATCCTGCTCCTACGACCGTAAGGTGATCGTGTGGAAGGAGGCCGGTCCAGGCGATTGGACCAAATGGTACGAGTACAGCAACCATGACTCGTCCGTCAACTCGGTTGCTTGGGCACCGGCCGAGTACGGGCTAGTGCTGGCCTGTGGTAGCTCCGACGGATCGATTTCTGTTCTGACTGCAAATGTGGAGGCTGGCTCGTGGGATTGTAAGAAAATTCCTAACGCTCATACGATCGGTTGCAACACAGTGAGCTGGTGTCCGGCGACCGTCCCAGAACCGGCGTTCGATCAGCGTCCGAGTAAAACGAACCTCGCGGTCAAGCGGCTGGTGTCGGGCGGATGTGATAACGCTGTCAAGATATGGAAGGAGGACGGCGATCGTTGGGAGGAAGAAAAGCGCCTCGAGGTGCACTCAGACTGGGTGCGCGATGTGGCGTGGGCACCGAGCGTCGGTATGCCGAGACATCAGATCGCTAGTTGCTCGCAGGATCGGCGGGTCGTGATCTGGACCAGTGACGATCTGGTCAGCTGGCAGCCTGCCGTGTTGCACAACTTTGACGACGTCGTCTGGAACGTGAGCTGGTCGTTGACCGGCAACATTTTGGGTGTTTCTGGCGGAGACAACAAGGTGAGCCTATGGAAGGAAACGAGCGAGGGGCAGTGGATCTGCATTAGCGAAGATACCAACAGTGCGTCTTCCGGGGCGGCACAAAACAACTTCATACCGGAACAGCGGACACTGTGA